A single genomic interval of Penaeus vannamei isolate JL-2024 chromosome 21, ASM4276789v1, whole genome shotgun sequence harbors:
- the RpS25 gene encoding small ribosomal subunit protein eS25: MPPKKDTKAKQPSKQPAKKKEGGGGGKAKKKKWSKGKVRDKLNNLVLFDKATYDKLYKEVPSYKLITPSVVSERLKVTGSLARRGLQELLAKGLIRQVVKHHAQLVYTRTTKSED; the protein is encoded by the exons ATG CCGCCCAAGAAGGATACCAAGGCTAAACAGCCCTCCAAGCAGCCTgccaagaagaaggaaggaggaggtggcggcaaggccaagaagaagaagtggtCGAAAGGAAAGGTCCGTGACAAGTTGAACAACCTGGTGCTGTTCGACAAGGCCACCTATGACAAGCTGTACAAGGAAGTGCCCTCATACAAGCTGATCACTCCCTCCGTCGTCAGTGAGAGGCTGAAGGTCACTGGATCCCTTGCTCGCCGTGGACTCCAGGAATTGCTTGCAAAAG GTTTGATCAGACAGGTGGTGAAGCATCATGCCCAGCTTGTTTACACCAGGACCACCAAGTCTGAAGATTAA